Sequence from the Pontibacter pudoricolor genome:
ATGGTGAAAACTGTTACGGCTCTTTCCAGGTGCATAACTTTGGAACAGGCGAAACGCTACTTGCTTTTAACCGTTGGTCAGATGCAGCTGGTGAAATACTTGATATGGGTATTGGAAGCCGGCCTAGTGAACACACTGACTGGACTTTTGCCAGCAACGCTGTAGATTATACTACTAAAAAGCTTCATGTATTTGTTCAGACAGAAGATGTTGTTTTTGCAAAAGACGCAACCGTATACTTAGATGCAACTGGTAATGCTTCTATTACAGTAGCAGATGTAAATGCCGGTGTAACTGATAATTGTGGAATCGCCACAGTTGAAGTAAGCCCAAGCACATTTACTGATGCAAATTTAGGTAAAAATACAGTTGTACTTACAGCTACGGATGTAAACGGAAATGTAGGAACTGCAACTGCAATAGTTACTGTAATTGATAATCTAGCTCCGGTTGTAATAACACAGGATTTAACGATACAGTTAGATGTAAATGGTACAGCTACTATAACTGCAGATCAGGTTAACAATAACACGACTGATAACGGTGGCATTGCATCAATGACCTTGTCCAGGACTTCGTTTGATTGCAATAACCTGGGTGCAAACACCGTGACCCTAACCGTAACGGATTTAAGCGGCAACAGCGAAACGGCCACGGCTACAGTCACTATAGTTGATTTGATCAAGCCAACTATAACGGCTCCTGTAGCCGTAACAGTTAACACCGATGCCGGTAAAAATACAGCTTCAGAGGTAGCGTTAGGAACTGCTGTAACAGCTGATAATTGTTCAGTAGCCAGTATAACCAATGATGCACCTGTTACTTTCCCGGTTGGCAATACCACTGTCACCTGGACGGTGACAGATGTGGCAGGCAATTCAGCCACCGCTACGCAGCTGGTAACGGTAACAGATAAAGAAGCCCCGGTACCAACTATAGCTACACTGCCAACTATAACAGGACAGTGCTCAGCTACTGTTACTGCCCCGACCGCTACCGACAATGTGTCTGGCACGCTTACCGGTACTACTCCAGATCCTTTAGAATACACTGAGCAGGGTACCTATACCATTACCTGGACCTATGAGGATGGAGCGGGTAACAGCTTTACCCAACCCCAGCAGGTAGTGGTTAAGGACGATACCAAGCCAGTAGTACTTACCCAAAACATCACGGTTTCGCTTGATGCTACAGGTAATGCTACTATAACAACAGTTCAGATCGATAACGGCTCTAGCGACAACTGCGGGATTGCCTCTTACAAACTCGATAAAGCGGAGTTTGGCTGCGCTCACCTGGGAGAGAACACGGTAACTTTAACGGTAACGGATGTGAACGGCAACGTTGCTAAAAAAGAGGCTATAGTAACTATAGTTGATGAGATCGCGCCAACGGCCCTTGCCAGAAACATTACCGTTGAACTGGATGCAAACGGTTCGGTAACCCTTACGGCAGCGCAGGTGAACGATAACTCAACTGACAATTGTGGTGTTGCAACGCTGACGCTTGATAAGGATACATTTGGGTGCAGCAACCTGGGTGAGAACACGGTTAACTTAACTGTAACCGACAAAGCCGGTAACACAGCCATAGCTGCCGCTACAGTTACCATCGTGGATCACATCGCCCCAACGATAACGGCCCCGGCAGACGTGGTAGTAGACGTGGATGCCGGCAAAACGACTGCTTCCAACGTAGACCTGGGAACGCCGGTTACGGCTGATAACTGCGATGCTGCAGCTATAGATGTAACCAACGATGCGCCAACGCACTACCCGGCAGGCACAACCACAGTGACCTGGACGGCAACCGATGCATCTGGCAACAAAACGACGGCGACCCAGACAGTCACCGTTCGCCAGGACATCGCTTCGGTGGCCACACTTGCTACCATCACCGTGCCGATCAGGACAGCCTTTGCCAGTGTGCCGCTTCCGGCCACTGTAGCGGTCACTTACACCAACGGAGAGCAGGAAGCGATCGGGGTCACGTGGGCAGCGGGCACTTACAATGGCCTGGTGGCCGGCACCTACGTGCTAAGCGGTCAGCTTATTGCTGCACCAAACACGACCAACCAAAGCAGCAAAACAGCGACCATCACCGTTGTTGTGGAGCCAAACAAAGTGCCGACGGCACTGGCCTTCAGTGCGACTACCTTTGCCCCAAATGTGCAGGCAGACGATGTGATCGGCACCCTTACGACCACCGACCCGGATGATACCCAGTTTGTATATACCCTGGTAGCCGGCAGCGGCGATAGCGACAACAGCCTGTTTGAGATCTCGGGCGATAAGGTATACCTGAAGTCAAACAACGGCCTGTCCGGTAAAACTACTTTCAGCTTCCGGGTGCGCAGCACAGACCCTTACCAGAACACGATTGAAAAAGCGTTTACCCTGACCAAAGGAAACTATGGCGTGGCGGTTGATAAACTCAAGATCGTGAATGCCTTCTCGCCCAACGGTGACGGCATCAACGACAGCTGGAGCATCCCTGAGCTGCGCTTCTACAACCAGGTGGAAGTGGAAGTGTTTGACCGCTCGGGCGTACGCCTGTTCCATACCACGGATCCGGAAATGGCCTGGGACGGACGCAGCGCAAACGGGCAGGTCCTGCAGGGGGCTTTCTTCTACATCGTGCAGGTACGGGACATCAACCTGGTGAAAAAAGGTGTTGTGACCATTCTTAAAAAGTAATCAAAATGAAAAAGATATATTTAACCATCGCCCTGGTGGCTTCTGTGCTGGGGGCAAGTGCCCAGAACAGAAAGCATGTGGCCAACTTCTCGCTGTTTCAGCACTACTTTAACCCGGCCCTGACCGGCTACGAAGGCTCCATGCTCAAGACCTATTACCGCAACCAGTGGACGGGCTTTGAAGACGCGCCCAAAACCATTTTTGCCTCCGCCGAGCTGGACCTGGCCGACCTGGCATCGTGGAAGAAGGATGGTCTGCTGCAAACAAGTGAAACGGACACCTATAACCGCCAGCTGGGCGCCAGGCACGCATTCGGCCTGGCTGTTCTAAACGACCGTTTTGGCCCCTTCACCGAAACGCAGCTGCACCTGAGCTACGGCACGCGCGTGCGCTTGTCAGAGAAGCTGAGTCTGCGCTGGGGGGCTGCCGCCACCTACAGCTCCCAGCAGCTGGATGCCAGCAAGCTGACGATGGACCAGGAAGGCGACCCGGAGTTCGAGGGCTTTAAGGGGGAGAGTGGCAAGGTAGGCAAACTGGACCTGAACATGGGCCTGGTGCTGACAGCTGAGAATTTCTACCTGGGCTACGCGATGCAGGACATCCTGAAAGGTAAAATGACTACCGGGGACGATTACCTGGCCAACAGCTTTCCCTGGCAGCACGTGGTGCAGGCCGGCTACCGTGCCGCCCTCTCAGAGCAGGTCGGCCTGGTGGTGAATGGCCTGTACCGCTACGATGCAAAGCTGGAAGAGACCATGGAAGGCCAGGTGAAGGCAGTATACCAGAACATGCTGTGGCTGGGAGCGGGTTACCGCCGGGACCTGGCCTACTCGCTGCAGGGGGGCGTAAGGCTGAAGCAGTTGCGCCTGGGGTATGTGTACGAAGTGCCCACGGCGGATGCCCGGTACCTGGATAAAGCCACCAACGAGCTCATGCTCATCTATAACCTGCTGGCGGTGAAGTATCCGAAGTATGGCAAAAAAGTAACGATGTGGTAAGCGGAAGAAAAAAGACAATGAAGAAGATAATTTATACGGTCGCCTTTTTACTGGCAGGCGCTACTGCCGTCCGGGCACAGGTGGAGCTAAAGCAAACCAAAGCCGAGCTGGCCGATTTTATATTACTGGAAAACGGGCTGCTGGTCTATACCCTCAAAGAAGCACAGGGGCAGTTTATCTACTCCGAGCAGCGGGGCAGAAGTGAAACCTCTAAAAAGGAGCTGGCGCTGAACACCGGGGTGCTGAATGCGGTGATCGGAGGCGGTAAGGGCGAACTCTATGTGTACCACAAGAATGGCCGCAACCAGGAGATGCTTGCGTTCTATACTTTAAAGGACGGAAGCTTTGAAAAAACAGGGGAGCGTAAACTGCCCAAACTAAAGAACCATTCCCGTAACCTGGGCCTGTTCCTCTCACAAGACAAGAACACGCTGCTGGTAGCGGCAGACCTGGGCCGTTCGCAGGGCTACGAAGACCTGTATGTGAGCAAGTGGGAAAACAACCGCTGGAGCAAGCCCGGCAGCCTGGGCAAAGCGGTGAATACCCGCCAGGCAGAGTTTGCCCCGTATATGGCCAACGACACGCTTTACTTTTCCCGAAAGGAAGAAGCGGCAGCCTATAACTACAGCTCGCCATTGGATCTGGCTGCCGGCAGGGCGGGTGCTGCCACTAAGCTGGCCCCTTTCATCAATGTGGCCGGCAGCTATAATGCCTACTACAAAAAAGCGGCAGAGCGCCAGATGTGGATTTCTGCTTCCAGGGAGCAGGACTACTTTTACACGGCCTACCTGCTGGAAAAGCCTGCCCCGGCTATCGAAGAAGTGAAAGCGGACCTGGTGCCTGTTGCAGAGGAAGTAACCACTACGCCGGCCGTGAAAACAAGAGCCGCTGCTCCGGGCCTGAAGTTATTTTATGCCTTTAACAGCATCTACCTGAACCTGGAAGAAGTGTCGGCCCTGGCCAGGTTCTTAAACCAGCAGCCACCAGGCACTGCCTTCGTGGTCAAAGGCTACTCGGATGGCTATGGCACGGCCCAGGCAAAGGAGTATGTGAGCCATCACCGGGCCCTGCAGGTGAAGCACCACATCGAGAAGTATTTCCCTAAAAAGCAGTTTGTCATCACCCTGGAGCACGAAGTGCGCGACCAGAAAGGCAAAGACAACCGAAAAACAGAACTCTACCTCATGCAATAACTGGTGCGAAAGAAATATTTCTCAAAAGGGTTGATCATGTGATTAAACCTTTTTTACAGATATGAATGGTCAATGCAGAGGGGAAATGACTATAAAAATGTAGAGAGTACTGATCGTTTTTGTAATACTTCCCCTGTACCGGATTTAGAAAAACGAATTATCATATTCAAAAGCTGATACACACTAAGTGGGTTTAATAAAAATATAGAGCAGACGATAATATATTAACTGGCTAAGAATATTCCCTGATTATTTTTAGGCTTTTTACAACCCTAGAATGCCGCTTCTGCTTCATATCACTAATATTAAGGTGTATATGTAATATTTTTCTCGTGCGGTGAGGGAGTCTAAATTATATTTAAATATTTATATTATCGAATATTACTATATTGTAAAGTTGTTATAATGCTTGATAAATTATTACTTTTTACATCTCATTCACCCT
This genomic interval carries:
- a CDS encoding PorP/SprF family type IX secretion system membrane protein; protein product: MKKIYLTIALVASVLGASAQNRKHVANFSLFQHYFNPALTGYEGSMLKTYYRNQWTGFEDAPKTIFASAELDLADLASWKKDGLLQTSETDTYNRQLGARHAFGLAVLNDRFGPFTETQLHLSYGTRVRLSEKLSLRWGAAATYSSQQLDASKLTMDQEGDPEFEGFKGESGKVGKLDLNMGLVLTAENFYLGYAMQDILKGKMTTGDDYLANSFPWQHVVQAGYRAALSEQVGLVVNGLYRYDAKLEETMEGQVKAVYQNMLWLGAGYRRDLAYSLQGGVRLKQLRLGYVYEVPTADARYLDKATNELMLIYNLLAVKYPKYGKKVTMW
- a CDS encoding glycine-rich protein; its protein translation is MLLLILLPFTLTVSSANAQGLQMTCPADINANTASSCNAKVNFTDPVPTIKDEFNYTGGVQTYTVPAGVTSLKVDVIGASGGYAYPKVSHIPGNGGRLQANIAVNPGDVLYLYVGGKGSDGESTVMSPGGYNGGGLGQNAMSSYSGGGGGGASDIRLNGTSLSNRIIVAGGGGGAAYNFQAGDDGGNGGELTGADGKTGDAAGASGGKGGTQTAGGAGGFWYEYYQGTPGTLGTGGNGAPSTSGGGAGGGYYGGGGGAWTGAGGGSSFSFSGATDVIHTQGDRIGNGQIIVSNPTNTVTLTQTAGLPSGSSFPVGTTVNTFKATDNLGNSVTCSFNVIVTDTEKPTIAAAADITKNVGLNTGTGTKTVTLPNNNAFAGSYPAIINFQDPLPAGAVITGYSVSYTVYSPYSAAVSPSISGSGIGDFNPNQETKTLHVSFDKTIPNYVYGGTNNLTIYSWWNGIYFRGGTITLHYATVNPNVCEASVTVPKPLVTDNCNGTTLVNSFNGTSDASGVYPVGTTDVIWTATDANGNVTTHTQKVTVVDNVKPTITAPATVTVSNDAGKTTASGVTLGTPVTADNCELGTTTNDAPGTFPIGNTTVTWTVTDAVGNSATATQIVTVEDKEGPVPTIATLPTITGECSATVTAPTASDNVSGTITGTTTDPVTYTAQGTYTINWTYTDGAGNKTTQEQTVRVKDIRKPGEPSFAAPATIASEVYEAAHYNLAYSLDLPNYANWDDQSQIPYTINNAAALQGKTITRIAYAMELDNKWVWVSMDAFSQDVSKLGIPTGVDGFQQKVSNMNVVASSNSGLTNATGIATGNIEIWSQCYSVTNSLGLQGANNNIYDFDDIRDGENCYGSFQVHNFGTGETLLAFNRWSDAAGEILDMGIGSRPSEHTDWTFASNAVDYTTKKLHVFVQTEDVVFAKDATVYLDATGNASITVADVNAGVTDNCGIATVEVSPSTFTDANLGKNTVVLTATDVNGNVGTATAIVTVIDNLAPVVITQDLTIQLDVNGTATITADQVNNNTTDNGGIASMTLSRTSFDCNNLGANTVTLTVTDLSGNSETATATVTIVDLIKPTITAPVAVTVNTDAGKNTASEVALGTAVTADNCSVASITNDAPVTFPVGNTTVTWTVTDVAGNSATATQLVTVTDKEAPVPTIATLPTITGQCSATVTAPTATDNVSGTLTGTTPDPLEYTEQGTYTITWTYEDGAGNSFTQPQQVVVKDDTKPVVLTQNITVSLDATGNATITTVQIDNGSSDNCGIASYKLDKAEFGCAHLGENTVTLTVTDVNGNVAKKEAIVTIVDEIAPTALARNITVELDANGSVTLTAAQVNDNSTDNCGVATLTLDKDTFGCSNLGENTVNLTVTDKAGNTAIAAATVTIVDHIAPTITAPADVVVDVDAGKTTASNVDLGTPVTADNCDAAAIDVTNDAPTHYPAGTTTVTWTATDASGNKTTATQTVTVRQDIASVATLATITVPIRTAFASVPLPATVAVTYTNGEQEAIGVTWAAGTYNGLVAGTYVLSGQLIAAPNTTNQSSKTATITVVVEPNKVPTALAFSATTFAPNVQADDVIGTLTTTDPDDTQFVYTLVAGSGDSDNSLFEISGDKVYLKSNNGLSGKTTFSFRVRSTDPYQNTIEKAFTLTKGNYGVAVDKLKIVNAFSPNGDGINDSWSIPELRFYNQVEVEVFDRSGVRLFHTTDPEMAWDGRSANGQVLQGAFFYIVQVRDINLVKKGVVTILKK
- a CDS encoding OmpA family protein; the encoded protein is MKKIIYTVAFLLAGATAVRAQVELKQTKAELADFILLENGLLVYTLKEAQGQFIYSEQRGRSETSKKELALNTGVLNAVIGGGKGELYVYHKNGRNQEMLAFYTLKDGSFEKTGERKLPKLKNHSRNLGLFLSQDKNTLLVAADLGRSQGYEDLYVSKWENNRWSKPGSLGKAVNTRQAEFAPYMANDTLYFSRKEEAAAYNYSSPLDLAAGRAGAATKLAPFINVAGSYNAYYKKAAERQMWISASREQDYFYTAYLLEKPAPAIEEVKADLVPVAEEVTTTPAVKTRAAAPGLKLFYAFNSIYLNLEEVSALARFLNQQPPGTAFVVKGYSDGYGTAQAKEYVSHHRALQVKHHIEKYFPKKQFVITLEHEVRDQKGKDNRKTELYLMQ